From the genome of Falco biarmicus isolate bFalBia1 chromosome 2, bFalBia1.pri, whole genome shotgun sequence:
aataaaactgtaaaacacaGAGGGTAAATACAGTAGGCTCAAAAATCAACCTTAAAGGAAGGGTAGTCATAGTTGTCTACTCTGCTGGATTTTCTTCGGCATATCCACAGAAAggtgaataaagaaaaaatgaaaaatatatccaCTCAAAACCTGGGGAAAAAGTCCTGTCAGCAAAGGGAATAGAGTGACTCGTACATATCTGAGCGATCTTCCCAGCATGTGCTTGATGTGGGTATGAGCGTGACACTGTGCAGCTTGATTATGTCTGTTTTGTAGGCAGAGGGATGTTCTGGCTGTGGAACTTAGGCCAATTAAACAACGTCTGAGTATCTCTATGCTTCTCTTGGATATAAAGAACTGAGGCCGTAACTGAAAAAGCCAAGGATGtggtttcatttgctttttccttgaCCACAATGCTATTTTAAGAGTTCCTTTTACCTTATTTCCTTTGTTGCCAGCCAACTCAACTGCTTGTTGGGCTACACATGAACCAAGTTGTGATCTGATTTGAAATCAGAAtaacccttttttcttttgatttgcaGCATTGCCAAAGGCTGTCCCATCCCTCTAAGACCCCTACATAGCACCTGTGATCATACTTCAGACTGCTGCATTTATCTCATAACTTCTTGATAGGAAGGAAacatctttatttcttctgtaaatgaAGAAGTACACAGTTTTGATTGACCCTGGGCCATAAAGTGAATCTGTTGCAGACCAGAGAATTGGGCAAAGCTTTCCATCACCTCAGTACAGTACCAGAATCACTGGACTCTCAGGACCGGTTGGTTATACTTATATATGTAAACTTATACATAAGCTGGGTATAAGCAACTGTATCCTGAGAGCTTAGATGCCTCTAGTGACTAAATAGGGGTCAACACTTCTTGCAGCAGCAGTAGCTTGGAAAGCTCCACTCTGGGTTTTTCTTGCTAACCTACACTTAGCAAGTGTAAGATGAGCTTCACTGTTTGTGGTAAAGGATGCTAAGCCAGAttgaaaaacaagaagaaacaaaaacttcTGGGGTGGAAGgagcattattatttttagtggtGATCAGTTCTTTAAAACTACTCACTATGAGGCCCCACAAGGAATGTCACTAGTAAACCAGGGAGGCAGGATGGAATTGGGAAGGAGCCATGGAGGATGGGGAAGGACAGGGGATGCTTAGGCCAACATTGctgttgaaaaaaacactgcTAAACCAAGCTCTTGAAATAGTTTCAACCTTCCTCATGGAAGAGAGGTAGTTTTCAAGAAATCCAGGAGTACTTTGACAACTTTGTTGCCCCTTGAACAATTTGTTATTATTTCCAAAGGTGTCAGAATCAAATGGTTGCTACTTTTAGGACTCCTTTGCAAGGTCCTGTCCCTGAGCAACATTTCTCCTAGTACATGGTGATTCCCAGTGTGATGAGCATGAAATGAACACTTCCACCAAGGAGCTCTGAGACATGGAGTTTAATTCATCTAACTCTATTTGTAGCCAAGCTACACAAAATCATACTAGGTCAGATCTCCTAGATAACAGCCTTTGCCTCTGGAAACTGTGATCCTAGCCACCTTTACTATGTGCCTACACTTGTAGTACACCCAAATGAAAGAAACTTCATTCTGTAGAGTAGTTGCAAAACCCTCCATACAGCACAGTAGCTTCCTGGAGCAatccatgaaaataaattatgtgcAAGAGTGTGTTTGAGCTTCttcttttctagaaaataattgctttttctcACATTACAGCTGAACAGAGGAAAGGcgccagaaggaaaacagaccTTTTGAATTCTCCTATTGCTTATCCTACGGCAAGGGATGTggtagaggaaagaaaaagaaaaaaaaaaaaaaagggggattCAAAAGAGTCAAAGGAAATTAATGGGGGATCAGGCTTTCTTGGACTGCTAAGCACAGTGATCTGTGAGGTAGTCTTTAACTTTGCAAGTCCATAAGGCATTGCTTGCTGGTAGATGAGAGAGCATGTAGGCAAAGGCCTGCTTGGTGCTTTCACTCTCCTTATGCCTTTCTCCCTAAGCATCCACTGATGTCAGAAGTTTTGGTTTGCTCAataacagcatttctttttaaatccgTGCTGTCAGCTACATGATCAGATGCTTGTGGGAACATAAGGAAAAGAGGTTTCCAGCCTGGACTGCAGTGAATCTTGAACAGTGGACAGTCACTTGGTGTCAAAATAGACACATAGGGAGCTTTAAGGCTAACTAAGGAGGTACATTTAAAGGTGGTACATGTGGTGGTTAAGTTTAATGAATCACTGCCTTGGAAAGCTGTGACCCAGTCCTTCAATTCATGTtgacagcagctgaaaagaCGTACGGCATGATTATTATTTCCTGTCAGAGATCTCACCTTCTGATAGGGAAGAAACAGGCAATGAAATCATTCCGCATGTGAATAAACAATTTGAATAGTCTTTTAACTTGAGCAAGCTATCAACTTCCACTTTGATTTTGTCTTGGTTTTACACTAATGACAGGGATATTCAGGCCTGCTTCTATCAAATTCAGTGCAAACAAAATTCCCCATAACCTGAATCCAAAATGCCAGAACAGATTAGCAACTGTTTTCAAGTCAAGATTGAAAAATATGTTATCCTCCCTTCAAAATCATGGCACTTCTGCTTGGCCTAGCTTCAGGAAGCAGTCTCAGGGTTCGGTTGTAATCACCCAGCTGTTACACAGAAGAAAGTGGTGTACAGCTTATTTTAAACCCTTATTCCTTTATAAGTCAGCCAAGGGTCAGAGCACTTAAGACACACACAGGAGAGAGAACTTGCCTTGCTCATGGTTGTTGAATTTATAGTCCACTGTAGACTGGACTTTAGATAAACAGGGGATCTTTTAGATAAACGGGATCTAAACAAAGGACACAACAGCAACTGTCTTTGTTATTAGCTTCCACTACATCACTGTGTCCAAGTTGATTAAAGAGTTGATTAAATCCTAGTCACATCTTCAGCATCTGCAACAGTGGTAGATAGTCCTCATGGCtcaacacaaataaaaacattgctATCTTGAAGTAAACCCGTAACTGCAAGACCCAAATATGCAGTTGGATTTACTAATCAGTTGGGTAGAAAGTACTAAATGATCTTGCAGAAATATGCATGATTTGAGCAGTTGTACAGTCTTTTGGCAGAGTGGACATGGGATATTCTTCCTGTGTTTGCAGGCATGAATGGGACAGCCATTGAAAATTTTGTCTGTGTTATTTTCAATGTTTCCTTCATGAACTGCACTTGGCATGTGGGCAGGACTGCTTCAAGAGACACACAATATTTCCTTTACTGGAAGACTTCAGTGTAAGTAGGTCTGTTTGAATCTAGGGAATTTTGATTTCTGGTCTGACATGTAACCTATCAATATCTAATGCAATATGTCATTGTAAAGGAACGAAGATTTCACAGGATGCCAGAATTACATCACAGATAATTATGGAAGGAACATAGGATGTAGTTTCCAAAATGTGACAATAAAAGACAAGATTGCTGATTTCCTGGTAAACGGGTCAAGAAGTGGACGAAACATTCTGTCATATAAGAAGAAGATTTTTCTGTACAGAATTGGTAAgaactttttccatttttatttccaggttTATGCTAAGAGAATGAAGAGTTTATccgtggaaaaaaaaacatatatattttaaaatactgctccTCAGAAATTTGGGgggttttcccttttccccaacCCTGATGTATGAAAAGTCAAAAGTCAAAAGAATGAACAAAAACAAATGAATGCAGAGACAATCTGAAATCATAGGTTGGAGAACTGTGAACATTTCAgtcaaatatttattctctgAAAGAAAGGTGTCATCTTTTGGAATTAACTACCTAAAAATGCCTGAGTGGGGCTATCTAGATGTCAGTCTTATACCATTGTCTTGTAATTCTGTTCATCCACATAAtataaaagaacaaattatCTTAACACTGTGagcaaaatctcatttttttcctaatgaatgAATGTTgctaatcattaaaaaaattagaaaaagaaattacttctttttaatctgACACagaaacaccccccccccaaaaaaaaagcaacacaagaaacaaaaccctgcACAGATTATACACTGAAGTCAATAAAATCTAACaaatggtttgtgttttttaattttacctcCTGTTGCTGCTGATACTCTAGTCTCCTCTTCTGGAGTGTGGGAGTCCTGCTTCAGAATATGGTATGAATATAGTAGTTCTGGTAAAGCAGAATTACATCTTTTTAGACCAGTTACTTGAACATCTACCTATACTGTAAAAAGTCAGAGTGAGAAGAGCTAATTATTAATCAATAGTATTTCTGATTATATTATTGTAGAAAAACTCACCCCTCCATTAAATGTCACTGTGAACTGTACAGAAGCTTCTCACGTTTGTGAAATTAGGTGGCAACCACCTTGCACAAGCCACACGAAAAGACATGCTTGTTTCAAATATGAAATTGTCATAGAAAACAAGGTAAgaataattataatttaataGTATTTTCTATGCTTGTATTTCCACATATACTACCATAAACCAATagccttttctctttccctacTTAAATAATCTCTCCTTTTTGACATGTAGTGCCCCTCTTGCACATGAGCTTAGGGCTGTTGTCACTGACAAATAGAGGCAGCAAACTGGGGGAATGTTTTCAGTCCACTGTACAGCCCGTCCTTAAAGAAACTGGGCAAAGGAATCCCATACTGTGGGTGAATAGCTATTCTAGCACATATGGAGGCATGGACCATATTATCTGACAACTTTATTATGAACAGTTATAACATACACCAAATGAACTCTAAATACAgtacaaaaaagcaaagctacTGTTAAATTTAATACAACCAATTTTATGTGTCCCTGTAAGGCAGTGTGGGTCCAAGTGTAGTCTTGGAGTCCTACCACAGCTTTCTGATGAAATTAGGTCAGGACCTTCTGTTCTGTGGTATTCCTATCTGCAGTCTCCTGTCCCATCAGTCACTTTTTATCAAGTTTTTCACAAACTCACTTTGCATTTGTTCACATTTCTCGTAGCCATCATTACTGCCCAgtcaggttttatttattactaaAGTAAGTCCAAAGAAGTAACACATGCATTGTTACGAAGGTGCACCTGTAAGTTAAGATGTGCTGCAAGAGCCCTTGGGTATCTCAGCCTGGAACCCCATACTTTATACCCCTGCCCTTTGTGTATCCAGCcttgcttccttcttctgttgCCCCATTTGCTGACATTGCCATGCTGTTGCTGAAGGAGTTTTGGAGTTTAGGTTTATCTAAACTAGGTCTGCAGCATGCACAATGAAGACGGTTGCACTACAGCTGTCACTATCAGGTGTAAGGGACACGAACACAGTATTTGTTCATTTTGGCTTTCATTAAGTTCTGtgtcctttctttttaacttaaaGTGGAAAGAGCTATCTATGCctttgaataaaaagaaatattctgtcAGGTTATTGGAACAGAATATCCAGGTTTTCCAGGTCTTAATTGTATATGGTTGTTATTAAACATCTCAGTAACTACAAGTATTTTGAAGACTTGGATGAATATGGAAAGCAGTTTTGCATCCATCAAAACCAAAGCCTGAAgtatttgcagaaatatttgtttgctgttccaacagtaaaaaaaaaaaataaagtggagACATAACGTAgctaaatgaaatatttaagcatGTATTAGCTACGTAGACaaaatttttaatggaaaaaaatattgtctgaGTTTACTAGgttttttagattattttttttttttgtacaggtaaaagtaaaattttagtTGGTGGGTAACCTGagcctttttttgtttagttctTTGATACTCAGTTCTGCAGTCAAATTTAAAGGCTACAGTATTTCAGAGCACCAGTGGTGAGGAAAAACCTTTCTGTGGAAGAACAGCTTAACTTCACAGTCTTTAAAAGAAGGCATTTATAATATTagatgtgtttggtttttgtcttGAAACTCAAACATTCATTAGACAGGACCCTTTATTATACAGtaacaaaaagaataatcataaaaattaaaactttctcTTGTTGCTAGGCTGATCCcaaaaaaaccatcaaaaccACATCGAAAACAGTAAGTCTTTATTACCATATTAATCTAACATTTATGCTGGGTTGAAATTTCATCTACATCAGAGCATCCTCCAACCAAGTTGTTCCAGTTTCACACTACCAGTTTCAGTatactgtttgctttttagtCACAAGTTACCTAAACTCCAAGTTTTAAACAGTTATTTATAATACATGGTAAAAAAACCTCACCTGCACATGTGGAACTTTACATTGCTTCTATGCAAGTCACAAAACCttccatttttcagtcttttttacTTCCTACTAAATTTATGTATATGTAGAAATATGGATCATAATTCCACATTACACTTAAAAGACATAAAATGTGGAGaatcttttctttattaatggTGTCTGGAAGGGGTTGAGATGGAGGAGGCAAGAAAATATCACCTAAAAGATTAAGCCAAgtataaaaaaggaagaaaaaaacccacaagttttcaAGAAAGCTCAATATTCTTCTGAGAATAATTTCAACATATGTCAAAATAGTCCTTTCTGTATAATCTGGCTGTTACACTCCAGTTCTGAAAGCATCCACGGTAAGGGAATTCCAGATTTTTGAAGAATTACTttccagtaaaataaataatttacagactgaaaataaactattaattttttttccaatatcaccaattaaaaaacattcagaCAAAAAGAATTAGGATGGAACAAGTTAATTTCTTAAGTGAtgattttctatttaatttttactcaCCTGTTCACAGAAGTATatgtaaaattttcttttgcgATTCTTTGCATCATTAAATGAACCTGATGCATTAATAACATCTATACATCTGGTGAATAAAAAGCTCTCAGTCTAGTTGTTTCTTATTTAGGCAAGAAACATCACAGGAAACTCCTATATATTTGGGAgcttcagcaaggaaaaaaggtaCAGCGTCAAAATCAGAGCAACTGACAACGGCTGCTTGGTGAGCCCAAGCTGGGGAGAGTGGAGTACACCCGTAGAGTTTGGTAAGAATGAAAATCACTTCCTTGACTTAGTTTTTCCTCAGTTCTTACTCGTCTGCCTCACTTATGATCCCTTAGAGGTGGGAACACAGTATTTGCAGATTAGTTTGCTAGGATGAGAAGGAGCAAGAAGTGCATATCGCTGAATATGAGGGAGGTCTTCAAGCATTCTGGTGTGACAGTGGGTGCTTCTTGCAAGGAGATAATGAATAAAGCAAACCTTTTTGAGGTCTGTTGCCAgcacttttccttcttctatTTCTACTTTTGGCTTTATAAAGTGCTCTTTTCCCCTGTTACTCTCTGCCACCTTGGATTTTGAAGTTCTCTGTAGGCCTCAGTTCCTCACAAAATGCTTGGTAAGGTCTCAGGTTGCCATAGACAGTCCACCAGTGCTGGCCATCCCACTCCTTCACATGTTACAGGGCACTGAGGTGCTAAACTAAAGAAGCAGCCACTTCATACTGGTTCTTGATATGATCATGCAAAGCAGGTTGCACAAACCTGTGCAATCATTACTCTTCTGTGATACCAACACGTTGAATACTGCTTGTCTTTCAGGAGAAGAACTCACATCTACATCATATATGCTATTTCTGATTCCAGTACTGGCAGCAAGTCTCATACTTTCTCTTTGCACAATGTAAGCCTTATTTCTTGTGCAAAAATTTTATTCTGTAGTGAAATAACACCTCTTTCCCCAAGAGAAAATTTCTGGCCTCTTTTtaaaggagaggagggagagggaaaatcCACACTGTACTATAGCAGAAATCATGACCTGTTGGATGTCCCTCAAGTAGGTTATGTATTTCTGATTCACAATCTTCTTATTCACTTGATCAATATAAAACAACGCTTTCCAAAACTGGGACAAGGCCTTATGTCCGTGCCGCTTTCCTGCCATCAGACCCTGCAATGTAGATGGGTGGTACATTAAattgtttccttgttttgagGATATTTCCCTTTCAGATACTTAAAAAACCAACTTCTATGATTCtttaataattcataaaataaattcttatcATCAAAATTCTGAACAATGAAATGATACCATTATATTCAGCCTATGTAATTTTTAGTTACTCTTTCACTGCTTTTGTCTTAGAGGAACAAAATAGTACCTCAGAAGCATTATTATATAGTACCTATTCATATGTTTGCATATTAAATCTTTGCCAACCTTTTTTGTCACTGTAGaagaatttatttgaaaaaaacttcACCTACAATACCACAGCCAAAATACCCATTCCCTGAGCTCTCTCCAGCAGATTTCCaggtatgttttctttctgtttgcctgAAATTTGTTGCAAATAACAATCCACTGAAGTCATAAAGATATGACTTAAGCATCAGAGAGATGCCCAGAAGCAAggataaattttctttctttttcttgttcttggGGTATTGAAAGAGAAGGTCCACATGCAAAGAattctggttttgccttttccatTCTGAAATAGTTGTCATCCATCTGCCTGGAACACTGGAAAATATACACAATTTCTCCCTGTTCTCCCTATAAGCCATATGCTATCACTACAATAGTGCTGAGCCTAAGCTTCTCAGCAAAATAATAACGCAGAATCAGACCGTTGGTCAACTGTGGGGAGAGACGGGACAAAGTAAATCTACTGCTGGCCAAAAACAGTTGTGTCATAGCAGATGTTGAGACCCATGTTAGTATTTGGCAATGAtactgcaagaagaaaagcttctagGATGTGGTAAGCAAAAATGTATAGCAGAGAGCTGGAGGTTTAGCTTATGAGGAAATCTGGAGAGACTCATGAGAAGAAGGAACTGGCAGACAGACATTGCAGGATCTGCCCATCTGACAAGCATGTTGCAAAGTTTGCTGcaattttcagtctttaaattGGCTACAACCAGGTCTGGAAACAAGAACGTGTCTGCAAGGACACACTGGACCACTGGTGTGATTTAtaaattcttttactttctgttcCTTTGTCATGttaatttttccatgtttaaaaaGATGAGGTTTCTGGCTTTTGGGTTGAAAAGTCTTTCATTCATCCTTATGGAGGGAAGACTTAGATATGTCTGCTTCAGTCCTCTCATTGAGAGAATCCTAGTACAGCTTCTATATAATAAATAACAACACTCTGAATGACAGGAGATTGATAAATTGTAAAATCGTGAGTAATCTCATGCATGAaactaataaaatgttttattcttcctttaaTAGAGAGAATATAAGAATCAATATATAAAACATGAAACTGgagaaataataacaattattgAAGAAATTAAGTGAATTTCTTCATGCATGTGAAGTGAAGCATGCAAGTGAAACAAATAGCTTgaattttttcaaatatatgtaTCTTGTGTGCAGTAATttacaggttttttccccctctcgCAAGCAGAGAAAATAGCATTGTCTGTAAAGACCATGTCCCAAGAGCTTATCTTTAAAAGCCTCTTTGTATTTGATTGCATTttcaataaataatttctttggattatttttgtttcttcttatcAGAAGTATTCATGCAATGTTTCAACTAAAACACTTCAGTAGTGCTTTGGAAGTTAATACACGACTTTTCAACACCAAGCAAAAGAGTAAAATAAGAACAACCAAACTTAAGGGGGTTATTCAGGATCTTGAGTAGTCCAGTGCCTTAGAAAAGGTATAGTCATTTCAAGATTGTGATCAGGAATAAAAATTTTTCATCTCTATGAAAATCCACTGAACACCAGCGAAGATTAAACCTTTTAGAAATTATCATTTGCtcatacaaaattatttgtatgagcatatattattattattaaaaatatattaaaatatattaaaattaaaatattattaaagtGTTCAGGAGACAATTTTCTCATAAGTCTTTTTGTTGCCTTCAAACTATGCTGCTGCCCACTTCAGCACAGCATGCCCTAGACATTGCTCACAGCCATTTATAAAACCAAACATTTCCTCCCGCTTTTCACCACTTCATATCTGTGGTAGATGAAAAAGTAGCTTAAAATATGATCACTAACAGGTACCAGATATAATTATGTGTCtatgggggtgggtgggaaatgTTGGAAATTGAGCTTTTGAGCTCTCCAGCAGAAGCCTGCCACTTGCTAGCTGCAAATGGAACAGGCTGGTTGTGGGACTTTGTAACATCTGgacaaaacagaagcagcacaccCTGGATCCTTCAATTAGTAAGGAGGTATGAGACAAAACCATCAATTTGGAGGCTAATCACACATTGTGCTTCTGTGGATGGATTATTTAGATTGGGCAAACCTGGGTTTAGAGGCCATTTAGAGCCATGAAGTGCCCAGTGCCATGCCTGTGTCCCATCTCTTATCCAGCCCCATGCCTCTACACCTCTTCTATGCCTGATCCAGTGTCTCTATTTCTAAGGCCACTGCTGTCATCCAGACCTACATTGCATCAATGCATTAGAGTTGTAGAACCTTGGTGGTACCAtataaacagaagcaaaagtaAACCAAGTTAGCCATGGACACCTGGTCAAACAAAACTACAAACAGGCCAAGAAAAGTTCAAGCAGAACAAGCCTAACAAACTTCAGCCCTGAGGCCTTACAAACTTATTACAAAGCTTACGGCCTGGTGCTAGCAATGGCAATACCATATTACAGGGCTACATGGTCACAACAGCTGAGTTCTCTAATACTGCTGTTACAAATGATCTGTTTTTTCTACACATCGGCCTTATTTGAAGAGTGTCtctacagaataaaaaaagttcACCTGTGCCTACTAGGCAACTCTATTCCTGAAGACCTTTTCCAAAGCTTTACATGAGGCTGCTAAAACAACTTCTGAAATTggtttgatctttttttctgcacttctgccagaaaagaagaaaaataggacAGACTGTTGCATAGGGGAATGTCTCAAGTGATTTGCATGTTCTGGCAAACTGAATTCCTGCAAGACAGAAGAGGTGCTGCTGAGGTTAAGAAAAGACTGTGCTAGGTGAAAAAACTCAGTATGGTGGCCCCTAAACTGAGAAGCCAGAGTTAGTTGTTATTAAACCAGAGTTTCCTGTGGGAATTTCAGTTTaggctggagcagagccctggctgGAGGGAAACACGCTTTGAGCCAGCCCATACTGTGAACTGAGCTCCAGCAGAGAGGCACCAAGGGAGgtcctgcagcagaggaaa
Proteins encoded in this window:
- the LOC130144531 gene encoding granulocyte-macrophage colony-stimulating factor receptor subunit alpha-like; protein product: MSSSEDLSNEITLSKHTKIRHQGKFTASIFFVPHYCNCHRETSFQGGGMNGTAIENFVCVIFNVSFMNCTWHVGRTASRDTQYFLYWKTSVNEDFTGCQNYITDNYGRNIGCSFQNVTIKDKIADFLVNGSRSGRNILSYKKKIFLYRIEKLTPPLNVTVNCTEASHVCEIRWQPPCTSHTKRHACFKYEIVIENKADPKKTIKTTSKTARNITGNSYIFGSFSKEKRYSVKIRATDNGCLVSPSWGEWSTPVEFGEELTSTSYMLFLIPVLAASLILSLCTIRIYLKKTSPTIPQPKYPFPELSPADFQREYKNQYIKHETGEIITIIEEIK